The proteins below come from a single Paraburkholderia flagellata genomic window:
- a CDS encoding DeoR/GlpR family DNA-binding transcription regulator, producing MLAEQRHQYILSQVNRTGALSVADLVRELRVSRETIRRDLNTLAERGLLVTTHGGALSSDRREPDLDVREAANASAKRAIGERAAEFVPDGASVIIDSGSTTHALARALTDRHRLTVYTNDWRIALLLGRRNENRVTLLGGELSDHEEATFGLDTVQQLAQYHADFAFVGAGGITADGWLTDYSRMVAEVRSRMLAATACAIVVADHSKFGRVTPVRINGFEQARYVITELAPEKSVARAIAARGPELVIA from the coding sequence ATGCTCGCAGAACAACGTCACCAATACATCCTCTCGCAAGTGAACCGGACGGGCGCGCTTTCCGTGGCGGATCTCGTGCGCGAACTGCGCGTTTCCCGCGAGACGATCCGGCGCGACCTCAACACGCTCGCGGAGCGCGGGCTGCTCGTCACGACCCACGGCGGCGCGCTCTCCAGCGACCGCCGCGAGCCCGATCTCGACGTGCGGGAAGCCGCCAACGCGAGCGCCAAGCGCGCGATCGGCGAGCGCGCAGCGGAGTTCGTTCCTGACGGCGCCTCGGTCATCATCGATTCGGGCAGCACGACGCATGCGCTCGCTCGCGCGCTCACCGACCGCCATCGGCTCACGGTCTATACCAACGACTGGCGCATCGCGCTCCTGCTCGGCCGCCGCAACGAAAACCGCGTCACGCTGCTGGGCGGCGAGCTGTCCGATCATGAGGAAGCGACCTTCGGCCTCGACACCGTGCAACAACTGGCCCAGTACCACGCTGACTTTGCGTTCGTCGGCGCGGGCGGCATCACCGCCGACGGCTGGCTCACCGACTACTCGCGCATGGTCGCCGAGGTCCGCAGCCGCATGCTCGCGGCCACGGCCTGCGCGATCGTCGTCGCCGACCATTCGAAGTTCGGGCGCGTGACGCCCGTGCGCATCAACGGCTTCGAGCAGGCGCGCTACGTCATCACCGAGCTGGCGCCCGAAAAGAGCGTCGCGCGCGCCATCGCGGCGCGCGGGCCCGAACTTGTCATCGCCTGA
- the phnS gene encoding 2-aminoethylphosphonate ABC transporter substrate-binding protein, protein MNHTKSHRAGFARKLLPIAAAAALLGAAASAHAADAVVLYTADGLENLYKDVLPAFEKKEGVKVNIVTAGSGEVVNRANVEKDSPKADVIVTLPPFIQQAQQSGLLQPYQSVNYKNVPAIAKATDGSWATFVNNYFSFAINPDVVKNEPKTFADLLHPDYSGKVAYSNPATAGDGMAVIILTTSLMGEDKAFDYLKKLEQSAKFHTKGTGYLDVLLSRNEISVANGDLQMDLDDAANGGLSLKPIFLAADAGGHPTTFQLPYAIGLIKGGPNQAEGKKLIDYLMSTDVQSKVPDIFGIPGRTDVALSGKNGEAVKQAIQGVKLIPVDWNQVMAKKADWTTRWKNEVIGSSGKPLEVVKPK, encoded by the coding sequence ATGAACCACACGAAATCCCATCGCGCGGGTTTTGCACGCAAGCTGCTGCCGATCGCGGCCGCCGCGGCGCTGCTGGGCGCAGCCGCGAGCGCGCACGCCGCCGACGCCGTCGTGCTGTACACGGCCGACGGCCTCGAAAATCTCTACAAGGACGTGCTGCCGGCCTTCGAAAAGAAGGAAGGCGTGAAGGTCAACATCGTGACGGCGGGCAGCGGCGAAGTGGTGAACCGCGCGAACGTCGAGAAGGACTCGCCGAAGGCCGACGTGATCGTCACACTGCCGCCGTTCATCCAGCAGGCGCAGCAAAGCGGGCTGCTGCAGCCGTACCAGAGCGTGAACTACAAGAACGTGCCGGCGATCGCGAAGGCGACGGACGGTTCGTGGGCGACGTTCGTGAACAACTACTTCTCGTTCGCGATCAATCCCGATGTCGTGAAGAACGAGCCCAAGACGTTTGCCGACCTGCTGCACCCGGACTACTCGGGCAAGGTCGCGTACTCGAACCCGGCCACGGCTGGCGACGGCATGGCCGTGATCATCCTCACGACCTCGCTGATGGGCGAAGACAAGGCGTTCGACTACCTCAAGAAGCTCGAGCAGAGCGCGAAGTTCCACACCAAGGGCACGGGCTACCTCGACGTGCTGCTCTCGCGTAACGAAATCTCGGTGGCCAACGGCGACCTGCAGATGGATCTCGACGACGCAGCCAACGGCGGCCTCTCGCTCAAGCCGATCTTCCTCGCGGCCGATGCTGGCGGTCATCCCACGACGTTCCAGTTGCCGTACGCAATCGGCCTGATCAAGGGCGGCCCGAACCAGGCTGAAGGCAAGAAGCTGATCGACTATCTGATGTCGACGGACGTGCAGTCGAAGGTGCCGGACATCTTCGGCATTCCGGGCCGCACGGATGTGGCGCTCTCGGGCAAGAACGGCGAAGCGGTCAAGCAGGCCATCCAGGGTGTGAAGCTCATTCCGGTGGACTGGAACCAGGTGATGGCGAAGAAGGCCGACTGGACGACGCGCTGGAAGAACGAAGTCATCGGCTCGTCGGGCAAGCCGCTCGAAGTCGTGAAGCCGAAGTAA